The Parus major isolate Abel chromosome 5, Parus_major1.1, whole genome shotgun sequence genome contains a region encoding:
- the MRPL21 gene encoding 39S ribosomal protein L21, mitochondrial isoform X1 — MYCSLFLLILKDQRSLDLCLDDAAPKILTKPCEAGACGHVLTVSVCCSEFYLVLHRLVAKTSLTSPPWPEVKLPDPVEEAKYHAEVVRKVNGLISAGQYGRLFAVVHFASKQWKITNEDLIMMDNVLEAECGDRIRMEKVLLVGADDFTLIGRPLLGKDLVRVEATVIEKTESWPKVNLRFWRRHNYQRKKIIANPQTVLRINTIEIYPCLS, encoded by the exons ATGTACTGTTCCCTCTTCCTGCTCATCCTCAAGGATCAGAGATCCTTGGATCTCTGCCTGGATGATGCAGCACCCAAAATCCTCACTAAACCGTGTGAGGCTGGAGCCTGTGGTCATGTACTCACAG TATCTGTTTGCTGCAGTGAGTTTTACCTTGTCCTTCACAGACTTGTTGCCAAAACTTCCCTGACTTCGCCCCCGTGGCCTGAAGTGAAACTTCCAGATCCGGTGGAAGAAGCCAAATATCATGCAG AAGTGGTGCGGAAGGTGAACGGGCTGATCTCTGCGGGGCAATATGGGCGGCTCTTCGCCGTCGTCCACTTCGCCAGCAAGCAGTGGAAAATCACCAATGAAGACCTGATCATGATGGACAATGTCCTGGAGGCTGAGTGTGGGGATCGAATCCGGatggaaaag GTTTTGCTGGTTGGTGCTGACGACTTCACGCTCATTGGAAGGCCGCTGCTGGG GAAGGACCTGGTCCGTGTGGAGGCCACAGTGATTGAGAAGACGGAGTCGTGGCCCAAAGTCAACCTGCGCTTCTGGAGGAGGCACAACTaccagaggaagaaaa TCATTGCAAACCCCCAGACCGTCCTGCGGATCAACACCATCGAAATCTACCCCTGCTTGTCCTGA